A window of the Hydrogenobacter hydrogenophilus genome harbors these coding sequences:
- a CDS encoding sigma-54-dependent transcriptional regulator: MKLLIVEDEHDLGRLLKEYLEDKGYKVYLAENGSEALELLERQSFDLILLDLLLPDVDGMQILESAKLSQPLSEVIVLTGHGTVKVAVEAMKKGAYDFLTKPCTLEEIETTLEKAYQSLMIKKENKLFKRERNLTEEEFVFESPKMRELLKTVEKIACSDCPVLLVGETGVGKELIARIIHSTSDRREKPFIAINIASIPKDLLEAELFGYEKGAFTGAGSSKEGFFELADGGVLFLDEISEIEPSLQAKLLRAIETKKFYRVGGRKEIESDVRIISATNRNLKELIKEGKFREDLYFRLNTFELHIPPLRERKEDMIPLAQHFLKKFSAKYSKNIKGLTKEAEKLLLSYNFPGNVRELKNIMERACLLCDDEYLDEDDLSFLNIEEHKLLKELERKKIEEVLKEVNYNKKLASEILGIPLRTLYRKIEKYGIKAQP, encoded by the coding sequence ATGAAACTCCTAATAGTAGAAGATGAACATGACTTAGGACGACTGCTCAAAGAGTACTTAGAGGATAAAGGCTATAAAGTTTATCTGGCAGAGAACGGTAGTGAAGCACTTGAACTCTTAGAAAGACAGAGCTTTGATCTGATTTTGCTTGATCTTTTACTTCCCGATGTGGACGGTATGCAGATCCTTGAAAGTGCAAAACTCTCCCAACCCCTTTCGGAAGTCATAGTGCTAACAGGGCATGGCACGGTTAAGGTTGCGGTAGAAGCCATGAAAAAGGGAGCTTACGACTTTCTTACAAAACCGTGTACTCTTGAGGAAATAGAAACTACCCTTGAAAAAGCCTATCAGTCCTTGATGATAAAGAAAGAAAACAAGCTTTTTAAAAGAGAAAGAAACTTAACAGAAGAAGAGTTTGTCTTTGAAAGTCCTAAAATGAGAGAGCTACTAAAAACTGTAGAAAAAATAGCTTGTAGTGATTGCCCTGTGCTTTTAGTAGGAGAGACGGGTGTAGGCAAGGAGTTGATAGCAAGGATAATCCATTCTACAAGTGATAGAAGAGAAAAACCCTTTATAGCCATCAACATAGCATCTATACCCAAAGACCTTCTTGAGGCAGAGCTATTTGGATATGAAAAGGGTGCTTTTACAGGTGCTGGTTCTTCCAAAGAGGGCTTTTTTGAGCTTGCAGATGGCGGTGTGCTCTTTCTTGACGAAATAAGTGAGATAGAACCTTCCCTTCAGGCTAAGCTTCTGAGAGCTATAGAGACCAAAAAGTTTTATAGGGTAGGTGGAAGAAAAGAGATAGAAAGCGATGTGAGAATTATAAGTGCAACAAACAGAAACCTTAAGGAACTCATAAAAGAGGGTAAGTTCAGGGAGGACCTTTACTTTAGACTAAATACCTTTGAGCTCCACATACCACCTCTCAGAGAAAGAAAGGAAGACATGATACCCCTTGCACAGCACTTTTTAAAGAAGTTCTCTGCAAAGTATTCCAAAAATATAAAGGGTCTTACAAAGGAAGCAGAAAAACTGCTGTTGTCGTACAACTTTCCGGGAAATGTAAGAGAGCTAAAAAACATAATGGAGAGAGCTTGCTTGCTTTGTGATGATGAATACTTAGATGAGGATGATCTTTCTTTTCTGAATATTGAAGAGCACAAACTTCTGAAAGAGCTTGAAAGGAAAAAGATAGAGGAGGTTTTAAAAGAGGTAAATTACAACAAAAAGCTCGCATCGGAAATACTGGGTATACCTCTTAGAACCCTCTACAGGAAGATTGAAAAGTACGGTATAAAAGCTCAGCCTTAG
- a CDS encoding ParB/RepB/Spo0J family partition protein encodes MEGFKFRDQLRGVELEFAILPSEKLTIPSIQREISENHIKRLMESIEKLGFIEPLSVVPDGKGSYEVINGQHRLLAGRQLGITEFPVIVLPPEYKQHIIALNIEKAPSLKDKAHQAYEIFLEYLNSAPETPEYKLERLIEEAYLITIGFITDRIGDKKFPGYAFEKVLKKLDYFLEQPISQAQKERENRANLLLKAKEVLNKRYEELQMKNPLQKEAIVSKAFQSLYGRYVRSITDDFHTVIERLIDAIQKVSLEEIQIEEF; translated from the coding sequence ATGGAAGGTTTTAAGTTTAGAGATCAGCTCAGAGGTGTGGAGTTAGAGTTTGCCATACTACCTTCAGAGAAATTGACCATTCCCTCTATACAGAGGGAAATTTCTGAAAATCACATCAAAAGACTTATGGAATCCATAGAGAAACTGGGATTTATAGAACCCCTCTCTGTTGTACCAGATGGTAAAGGGTCTTATGAAGTTATCAACGGACAGCACCGTCTTCTTGCAGGGCGTCAGCTTGGTATAACTGAGTTTCCAGTTATAGTGCTTCCCCCAGAATACAAACAGCACATAATAGCTCTTAACATAGAAAAAGCTCCTTCTCTGAAGGACAAGGCTCATCAAGCTTACGAGATATTTTTGGAATACCTCAATAGCGCACCAGAAACCCCAGAGTATAAGTTAGAAAGGCTCATAGAGGAAGCATACCTTATAACAATAGGCTTTATAACGGATAGGATAGGTGATAAAAAGTTTCCGGGCTATGCCTTTGAAAAGGTACTGAAGAAGTTAGATTATTTCCTTGAACAGCCCATATCCCAAGCTCAGAAAGAGAGAGAAAACAGAGCCAACCTGCTTCTAAAAGCAAAGGAAGTTTTAAACAAGCGGTACGAAGAGTTGCAGATGAAAAACCCACTTCAAAAGGAGGCTATAGTAAGCAAGGCTTTTCAGTCCCTTTACGGAAGGTATGTGAGAAGTATCACAGATGACTTCCATACAGTTATTGAAAGGCTCATAGATGCTATACAGAAGGTAAGTCTTGAAGAGATACAGATAGAGGAATTTTAA
- a CDS encoding ABC transporter ATP-binding protein has product MSEAIKVVNLKKVYPDGTKALKGINLTIKEGEFCGLMGPSGSGKSSLLHLIAGLDRPTEGNVWVLGREITSMEEDDLAEFRKKNIAFVFQFYYLLEDFSVLENLVIIGQMAGIRDVKRKALDILNFLRLEDKVKHKPSQLSGGQMQRVAIGRALMLEPKILLADEPTGNLDLEEGMRIFELFKHLNQEKGITFVVATHNTELSKFFSRIIRLRDGMIL; this is encoded by the coding sequence ATGAGTGAAGCTATAAAAGTGGTGAATCTTAAAAAGGTCTATCCAGATGGCACGAAGGCTCTAAAGGGTATTAACCTGACCATTAAAGAGGGAGAGTTCTGTGGACTTATGGGTCCTTCTGGTTCGGGCAAAAGCAGTCTATTGCACCTAATAGCAGGCCTTGACAGGCCTACGGAGGGTAATGTTTGGGTATTGGGTAGAGAGATCACATCTATGGAAGAAGACGATCTTGCAGAGTTTAGAAAGAAAAACATAGCTTTTGTGTTTCAGTTTTACTATCTTTTGGAAGATTTTAGTGTTCTGGAAAACCTCGTCATTATAGGACAGATGGCAGGGATAAGAGATGTGAAAAGAAAAGCTCTTGATATCCTTAACTTTTTGAGGCTTGAAGACAAAGTCAAACATAAACCCAGCCAGCTCTCAGGTGGTCAGATGCAAAGAGTTGCCATAGGTAGAGCTCTTATGTTAGAGCCAAAAATACTCCTTGCAGATGAACCCACAGGCAATCTTGACCTTGAGGAAGGGATGAGAATATTTGAACTTTTTAAACACCTCAATCAAGAAAAGGGAATAACCTTTGTAGTAGCAACGCACAACACAGAACTTAGCAAGTTTTTCAGTAGGATCATCAGATTAAGGGACGGTATGATCCTTTAG
- the moeB gene encoding molybdopterin-synthase adenylyltransferase MoeB, with the protein MFKFTEEQIKRYARHIILPEVGGKGQEKLLNSKVLVVGAGGLGSPAIFYLAAAGVGTIGIVDFDVVDFSNLQRQILHDTERVGIPKVESARMTVEKLNPDVKVITYNTMLNKSNIMDIIKDYDVVLDGTDNFPTRFLINDACYFANKPLVSAAMLRFEGQITVFDFRDKEHSPCYRCLFPEPPPPGLVPSCQEAGILGSIGGIMGCIQATEAIKLLLGIGEPLVGKLLIMDALSMDFRKVKLRKDPSCPLCSQKASIKELIEYEQICDVHF; encoded by the coding sequence ATGTTTAAGTTTACTGAGGAGCAGATAAAGAGATACGCAAGGCACATTATCCTACCAGAAGTTGGAGGTAAGGGACAGGAAAAACTGCTGAACTCAAAAGTTCTTGTAGTAGGTGCTGGAGGTTTGGGTTCTCCCGCTATTTTCTACCTTGCTGCAGCTGGTGTGGGAACCATAGGTATTGTTGATTTTGATGTGGTAGACTTCTCAAACCTTCAGAGACAGATACTTCACGACACTGAAAGAGTGGGCATTCCCAAAGTGGAATCCGCCCGCATGACTGTGGAAAAACTAAATCCTGATGTGAAGGTCATAACCTATAACACTATGCTCAACAAAAGCAACATTATGGACATAATAAAGGATTACGATGTAGTACTTGACGGTACAGACAACTTTCCCACCAGATTCCTCATAAACGATGCGTGCTACTTTGCAAACAAACCTTTGGTTTCTGCTGCTATGCTCAGGTTTGAAGGGCAGATCACCGTTTTTGACTTCAGAGACAAAGAGCACTCACCATGTTATAGATGCCTGTTTCCAGAACCACCCCCTCCAGGGCTTGTGCCAAGCTGTCAAGAGGCAGGTATTTTGGGCTCTATAGGTGGAATCATGGGGTGCATTCAGGCAACGGAAGCCATAAAGCTTCTTTTGGGCATAGGTGAACCTTTGGTAGGTAAGCTTCTTATCATGGATGCCCTATCCATGGACTTTAGGAAGGTAAAGCTTCGTAAAGATCCTTCTTGTCCCCTCTGTAGCCAGAAGGCAAGCATAAAGGAGCTTATAGAGTACGAGCAGATCTGCGATGTACACTTCTGA
- a CDS encoding glycosyltransferase family 2 protein produces the protein MISVVIPAYNEEQNIPILYQKLTQVLEGKDYEIIFVDDGSEDGTFNVLEKIANKDKRVKVIRFKRNYGQTSAMYAGFQHAKGDVIITMDADLQNDPEDIPALLKKLEEGYDLVSGWRKDRKDPFLSRRLPSMIANWIISKATGVHLHDYGCTLKAYRAELLKELELYGDMHRFLPALTKRQGAKITEIVVRHHPRLYGKSKYGIGRTIRVILDILLVKFLNEYINKPMYVFGTAGFVLFSIGMLALFYLTFLKLFGEDIGRRPLLILSVLLILAGIQLISTGILAEMMIRIYYRIKEEKPYIIEKTINL, from the coding sequence ATGATTTCCGTAGTTATACCCGCTTATAACGAAGAACAGAATATTCCCATACTTTATCAAAAGCTTACCCAAGTGCTTGAAGGTAAAGATTACGAGATCATATTTGTTGATGATGGTTCTGAAGATGGCACTTTTAATGTGTTGGAAAAGATAGCTAACAAGGATAAGAGGGTAAAAGTTATACGCTTTAAGAGAAATTACGGACAGACCTCCGCTATGTATGCAGGCTTTCAGCATGCAAAGGGTGATGTGATAATCACTATGGATGCGGACCTACAAAATGACCCTGAGGACATTCCTGCTCTACTTAAAAAGCTTGAGGAAGGCTATGACCTTGTGAGCGGATGGAGAAAGGACCGCAAAGATCCCTTTTTATCAAGAAGACTTCCTTCCATGATAGCCAATTGGATCATATCTAAAGCTACGGGTGTCCATTTACACGACTATGGGTGCACTCTAAAGGCTTATAGAGCAGAGCTTTTAAAGGAGCTTGAGCTTTACGGTGATATGCACAGGTTTTTGCCTGCTCTTACAAAAAGACAGGGAGCAAAGATAACAGAGATAGTGGTAAGACACCACCCAAGGCTTTATGGTAAGTCCAAGTACGGTATAGGCAGAACCATTAGAGTTATACTTGACATACTTTTGGTGAAGTTTTTAAACGAGTACATAAACAAACCCATGTATGTGTTTGGTACTGCAGGTTTTGTCCTTTTTTCAATTGGTATGTTGGCACTTTTTTATCTTACTTTTCTGAAGCTTTTTGGAGAGGATATAGGAAGGAGACCTCTGCTTATTCTGAGCGTGCTCCTTATACTTGCAGGTATACAGCTGATATCCACGGGAATATTAGCTGAGATGATGATAAGGATATACTACAGGATAAAAGAGGAAAAGCCGTATATTATAGAGAAGACTATAAACCTCTAA
- the mazG gene encoding nucleoside triphosphate pyrophosphohydrolase has product MDEIKALLDVVERIRRECPWDRSQTHESLKKYLIEETYELLDAIDKKDDKALLEELGDVFLQVLIHSQIAKERGAFTFYHVVKHLKEKLVERHPHVFGCEPAHEVLKKWEEKKVKNRESVLDGIPKNMPALMRSQKLQDRASLVGFDFENTDQVLEKLQEEIQELKEALKEGNRENIEHEVGDVLTAVVELCRLLKLDAEMALQKANDRFERRFRYMEEKAKQMGRELKSMSLEETDALWLEAKKFDKDETPNSRR; this is encoded by the coding sequence ATGGATGAGATCAAAGCCCTCTTAGATGTTGTGGAGAGGATAAGAAGGGAGTGCCCTTGGGACAGGTCTCAAACTCACGAGAGTCTAAAAAAGTATCTTATAGAAGAAACTTACGAGCTGTTGGACGCTATAGATAAAAAAGATGACAAGGCCCTTTTGGAAGAGCTGGGAGATGTGTTTCTTCAGGTGCTTATACACTCACAGATAGCAAAAGAGAGGGGAGCTTTCACCTTTTACCATGTGGTAAAGCATCTGAAAGAAAAGCTTGTAGAGAGACACCCTCATGTGTTTGGATGCGAGCCTGCACATGAGGTGCTCAAAAAATGGGAAGAGAAAAAGGTAAAGAATAGGGAAAGTGTCCTTGATGGCATACCAAAGAATATGCCAGCCTTGATGCGCTCTCAGAAACTCCAAGACAGAGCGAGCTTGGTAGGCTTTGATTTTGAAAATACAGATCAGGTGCTTGAAAAGCTTCAGGAAGAGATCCAAGAGCTCAAAGAGGCTTTAAAGGAAGGAAATAGAGAAAACATAGAGCACGAGGTTGGCGATGTTCTAACTGCGGTAGTAGAGCTTTGCAGACTGCTAAAACTGGATGCGGAAATGGCACTTCAAAAAGCCAACGACAGGTTTGAAAGAAGGTTCAGGTATATGGAAGAGAAAGCAAAACAGATGGGTAGAGAACTAAAAAGTATGAGTCTTGAAGAGACGGATGCACTGTGGCTTGAGGCAAAGAAGTTTGACAAAGATGAAACTCCTAATAGTAGAAGATGA
- a CDS encoding TIGR00282 family metallophosphoesterase, with amino-acid sequence MRVLAVGDIIGKPGRKALKYVLRGYRDLVDLVIVNVENSAGGFGITKKVYEELKSMGVDFMTSGNHIWDKKEVYEFINSAPDLLRPANYPQGVPGRGYGIFEKKGVRFALINLMGRSFLDSNLENPFATFDKIYREVSQETPIIIVDFHAETTSEKWAFGIYADGRASLVYGTHTHVPTADQVILKGGTGYITDVGMSGCWYSVIGMKPNAVIERFIKGIPQKYEVEEKEDLVFNGILVDIDELSGKTLRIERLQQYIKKDQLAEVMV; translated from the coding sequence ATGAGGGTGCTTGCTGTTGGCGATATAATAGGCAAACCTGGTAGGAAAGCTCTCAAATATGTACTAAGGGGCTACAGAGACTTAGTGGACTTGGTTATAGTTAATGTAGAAAACTCCGCTGGTGGTTTTGGTATAACTAAAAAGGTTTACGAAGAGCTAAAGTCCATGGGTGTTGATTTTATGACCTCGGGCAATCACATATGGGACAAAAAGGAGGTTTATGAGTTCATAAACAGCGCGCCAGACCTGCTAAGACCTGCCAACTATCCACAAGGTGTACCGGGTAGGGGATACGGTATTTTTGAGAAAAAGGGTGTAAGGTTTGCTCTCATAAACCTTATGGGTAGGTCTTTTTTGGACTCAAATCTTGAAAATCCCTTTGCGACCTTTGACAAAATTTACCGAGAGGTTTCTCAAGAAACCCCAATTATCATCGTTGATTTTCATGCGGAAACCACTTCAGAAAAGTGGGCTTTTGGTATCTACGCCGATGGGAGGGCAAGTCTTGTGTACGGAACTCATACACATGTACCCACGGCAGATCAAGTAATACTTAAGGGAGGAACTGGTTATATAACCGATGTGGGGATGAGTGGATGCTGGTATTCAGTCATAGGTATGAAGCCAAACGCGGTGATAGAAAGATTTATAAAGGGAATACCTCAAAAGTATGAGGTGGAAGAAAAAGAAGACCTTGTTTTCAACGGTATCTTAGTAGATATAGATGAGCTTTCTGGTAAGACACTAAGGATAGAGAGACTCCAACAGTACATAAAAAAAGATCAGCTGGCAGAGGTAATGGTTTGA
- a CDS encoding ABC transporter permease → MAGEFMSLKTIIRISIKYVLTSKGSTLLVSLIALLGVILSVCAILLTMGVFAGFQHALKEKILSTSPHIVISITSDENIKEYEEKLSLTEGIKRAYPVVLYQGILSKDDSLQSVSVKGMRPSDMLQKKRFLVEGSFKGGLLIGKGLADIMGIKVGQEITLVSPVGRSTPFGFLPKVGHFRVDGIFQTGTFDQDYLTVLMSMSSATEFFGSQWQLYGFEVYLQDPYKAQEIKKQIEKELGTNVIVRSWIDLNKPLFNALQLEKVGIFFVLLLMVIVASFNITSLLFMKVKEKTRDIAIFRTFGMKKKEVAMIFLFQGMTIGVFGSLCGLLLSLLGGYLINEYKLVRVPADVYLMDHVPVFFEVSDVFITIMGAFFLSLIASLLPAYRASKTSIVEILRNE, encoded by the coding sequence TTGGCAGGTGAGTTTATGTCTTTAAAAACTATTATTCGCATATCTATCAAGTACGTACTGACAAGCAAAGGATCTACCTTGCTTGTGTCCTTAATAGCTCTTTTGGGTGTGATCCTCAGCGTTTGCGCTATTTTACTCACTATGGGGGTCTTTGCGGGCTTTCAGCACGCTCTGAAAGAAAAAATTCTTTCCACATCACCTCACATAGTGATAAGCATTACATCTGACGAAAACATAAAGGAGTATGAGGAAAAGCTGAGTCTCACAGAAGGCATAAAAAGAGCTTATCCTGTTGTCCTTTATCAAGGTATACTATCAAAAGACGACTCTCTACAGAGTGTTAGTGTGAAAGGAATGAGACCCTCTGACATGCTTCAAAAGAAGAGGTTTCTTGTGGAAGGATCTTTTAAAGGTGGCTTGCTTATAGGAAAAGGGCTTGCAGACATTATGGGTATAAAGGTGGGACAGGAAATAACCTTAGTTTCCCCTGTGGGTAGAAGCACCCCTTTTGGCTTTTTACCCAAGGTGGGACATTTCAGAGTGGACGGCATCTTTCAAACGGGTACTTTTGATCAAGACTATCTTACTGTGCTTATGAGCATGTCTTCCGCAACAGAGTTCTTTGGAAGTCAGTGGCAACTTTACGGTTTTGAAGTTTATCTACAAGACCCTTACAAGGCTCAAGAGATAAAAAAGCAGATAGAAAAGGAGCTGGGCACTAATGTAATAGTGCGCTCGTGGATAGACCTTAACAAACCCCTTTTTAACGCCTTACAGCTTGAAAAGGTGGGTATATTCTTTGTCCTTCTTCTGATGGTCATAGTAGCTTCTTTTAATATAACCAGCTTGCTTTTTATGAAGGTAAAGGAAAAAACCAGAGACATAGCAATTTTTCGCACCTTTGGTATGAAGAAGAAAGAGGTGGCTATGATATTTCTCTTTCAAGGTATGACCATTGGTGTTTTTGGCTCTCTGTGTGGTCTTTTATTATCCCTGCTTGGTGGTTATCTCATCAACGAGTATAAACTGGTGAGAGTGCCTGCGGATGTTTATCTCATGGATCATGTGCCTGTATTCTTTGAAGTGTCAGATGTATTCATAACCATAATGGGTGCCTTTTTCCTTTCTTTAATAGCAAGCCTTTTACCTGCCTACAGAGCTAGTAAAACGAGTATAGTGGAGATCCTCAGAAATGAGTGA
- the tyrS gene encoding tyrosine--tRNA ligase: MTPEEQLQLIKKGTVEIIEEEELLKKLKSGRKLKVKAGFDPTAPDLHLGHTVLLQKLRTFQMLGHEVYFVIGDFTAMIGDPTGRLETRPPLTKEQVLENAKTYEHQVFKVLDPQKTNIVFNSTWLSELGAEGIIRLAGKYTVARMLERDDFSKRYKEGIPIYIHEFLYPLLQGYDSVFLRADVELGGTDQKFNLLVGRDLQRDAGQEPQVCITLPLLVGLDGVKKMSKSYGNYVGITEDPNTMFGKIMSISDELMWEYYTLLTDYTQEEIERMKRELHPMSAKKKLAHYIVARYHSKEDADRALEFFEKTFSKREFPEDAPVIKVPMGLRKKAYELLYELGIEETKNSARRVIQGGGLRINFRKVQDENEEIEVNQELKLQVGKKRFYRIVPS; the protein is encoded by the coding sequence ATGACTCCGGAGGAACAACTCCAGCTTATAAAAAAGGGCACTGTGGAGATCATAGAAGAGGAGGAACTTCTGAAAAAGTTAAAGAGTGGAAGAAAGCTAAAGGTAAAGGCAGGCTTTGACCCTACCGCTCCTGACCTTCATCTTGGTCATACTGTTTTACTCCAAAAGCTAAGAACTTTCCAAATGCTTGGACATGAGGTTTACTTCGTCATAGGGGACTTTACCGCTATGATAGGGGACCCAACCGGTAGGCTTGAGACAAGGCCTCCACTCACAAAAGAACAGGTACTTGAAAATGCAAAGACTTACGAACACCAAGTGTTTAAAGTGCTTGATCCACAAAAGACCAACATAGTGTTTAACAGCACTTGGCTCTCTGAGCTTGGTGCGGAAGGTATTATAAGGCTTGCGGGTAAATACACTGTTGCAAGAATGTTAGAAAGGGACGATTTTTCAAAAAGATACAAAGAAGGTATTCCCATATACATACATGAGTTTCTCTATCCGCTACTTCAAGGCTACGATTCTGTGTTTCTCAGGGCTGATGTGGAACTTGGTGGTACAGATCAAAAGTTTAACCTTTTGGTGGGAAGGGACCTGCAAAGAGACGCAGGACAAGAGCCTCAGGTGTGCATAACACTGCCACTTCTTGTGGGACTTGACGGTGTTAAGAAAATGTCCAAGTCCTACGGAAACTATGTGGGCATAACAGAAGACCCAAACACCATGTTTGGCAAGATCATGTCCATTTCTGACGAGCTCATGTGGGAGTATTACACGCTTCTTACCGATTACACCCAGGAAGAGATAGAGCGTATGAAAAGAGAACTACATCCTATGTCTGCGAAGAAAAAGCTTGCACACTACATAGTTGCCAGATACCACTCAAAAGAAGATGCAGACAGAGCCCTTGAGTTTTTTGAAAAGACCTTTTCAAAGAGAGAGTTTCCCGAAGATGCACCTGTGATAAAGGTCCCCATGGGACTAAGGAAAAAGGCTTACGAGCTTCTTTACGAGCTTGGTATAGAGGAAACGAAAAACTCCGCCAGAAGGGTCATTCAGGGAGGGGGTCTTAGGATAAACTTTAGAAAGGTTCAGGACGAAAACGAAGAAATAGAAGTAAACCAAGAGCTAAAACTTCAGGTAGGTAAAAAGCGCTTTTACAGGATAGTGCCCTCCTGA
- a CDS encoding F0F1 ATP synthase subunit gamma, which yields MRLKDIDEKINYLDSIKKYINAMNLLSVNRYRRYYAELSAQYMYFLRLKEVLGTLVYLYKGGLLNLRREEKSMCLILLSTDRGFVGNFNEILVKKVLDFLEKTSLELKRFIILGKRGSEYFKNRGGVEIYTDVFKKDVDWHKAQEIFQSVVEQYMMNYYDVVYVAINRPVVKGVLYAEKTEKEEKAVKRERVQVGEVFYELFKRATPKVPLAIGHITSYRPQVVKIIPPVLEGSYIKDSVMNFEGDEELILKEVLRLYLSFLFKEIFLEHFSAELSARFIKTREIIKSIDRKRSNLSFQRNKIRQEKINNELIDLVNIHMAFKERLFKDVYDASYTLEVSEIFNEENVEYLKERLGIRKVLRRKDITGFRVFSKNSLYDFTIEGFFRLFEW from the coding sequence ATGAGATTAAAGGATATTGATGAAAAGATAAACTACCTTGATTCAATAAAAAAGTACATAAACGCCATGAATCTTCTTTCCGTAAACAGATACAGAAGGTACTATGCAGAGCTAAGCGCTCAGTACATGTACTTTCTAAGGCTTAAGGAGGTGCTTGGAACACTCGTATACCTATACAAGGGAGGTCTGCTTAATCTGAGAAGGGAGGAGAAAAGTATGTGTCTCATCCTTTTGAGTACGGATAGAGGTTTTGTGGGAAACTTTAATGAGATTTTAGTGAAAAAAGTCCTTGACTTTTTAGAAAAAACATCACTTGAGCTAAAAAGGTTTATAATTTTAGGCAAAAGAGGTTCAGAGTACTTTAAAAATAGGGGAGGTGTAGAAATATACACAGATGTGTTTAAGAAAGATGTGGATTGGCATAAGGCTCAGGAGATATTTCAGAGCGTAGTGGAACAGTACATGATGAACTACTACGATGTGGTTTATGTAGCCATTAACAGACCTGTAGTAAAAGGTGTGCTGTATGCAGAGAAAACCGAAAAAGAAGAAAAAGCGGTAAAAAGAGAAAGAGTTCAAGTAGGAGAGGTATTTTATGAGCTTTTTAAAAGAGCCACACCTAAAGTACCTTTGGCTATAGGACACATAACTTCCTACAGACCTCAAGTGGTAAAGATTATCCCTCCAGTTTTAGAAGGCTCTTACATAAAGGATAGTGTTATGAACTTTGAAGGTGATGAGGAGCTTATACTTAAGGAAGTCTTGAGACTTTACCTAAGCTTTCTTTTTAAAGAGATCTTTTTGGAACATTTTTCCGCAGAACTTTCCGCAAGGTTTATCAAAACCAGAGAGATCATAAAATCTATAGACAGAAAAAGATCAAATCTTAGCTTTCAAAGAAACAAAATAAGACAGGAGAAGATAAACAACGAGCTCATAGACCTTGTAAATATTCACATGGCTTTTAAGGAAAGGCTATTTAAAGATGTTTATGATGCATCTTATACCTTAGAGGTGAGTGAAATTTTCAATGAAGAGAATGTTGAATATTTAAAAGAAAGGCTCGGAATAAGAAAGGTCTTAAGAAGAAAGGACATTACAGGGTTTAGGGTTTTCTCAAAAAACTCCCTTTATGACTTTACTATTGAGGGTTTTTTCCGTTTATTTGAGTGGTAG
- the dcd gene encoding dCTP deaminase, whose amino-acid sequence MILSDATIKELILKGELLIEPYSPSHVQASSVDLTLGREVLIYRANYIDVMQEDIPVEKVSIPDEGFIIQPKAFVLATTNEYIKLPQDITAFVEGRSSLGRLGLFIENAGWVDAGFEGQITLELYNANSCPIKLYAGMRICQIVLARLDRKAEKPYSGKYQKQKGVTPSKIFLDFGR is encoded by the coding sequence ATGATATTAAGTGATGCTACCATAAAAGAGCTAATTTTAAAAGGAGAGCTCCTTATAGAGCCTTACTCTCCAAGTCATGTGCAGGCATCTTCTGTGGACCTCACTCTTGGCAGAGAAGTGCTAATTTACAGAGCAAACTACATAGATGTGATGCAAGAGGATATACCAGTTGAGAAGGTGTCTATACCAGACGAAGGTTTTATAATACAGCCAAAGGCATTTGTTCTTGCTACCACCAACGAGTATATAAAGCTTCCGCAGGACATAACAGCCTTTGTGGAAGGGCGCTCATCTTTGGGAAGACTGGGACTCTTTATAGAAAACGCTGGTTGGGTGGATGCAGGTTTTGAAGGGCAGATCACCCTTGAACTCTACAATGCTAACTCTTGTCCTATAAAGCTTTATGCCGGTATGAGGATATGCCAGATAGTTTTGGCAAGGTTAGACAGAAAAGCGGAAAAACCTTACAGTGGTAAGTACCAAAAGCAAAAGGGTGTAACCCCATCAAAGATCTTTCTTGATTTTGGCAGGTGA